In one window of Rhodopseudomonas palustris HaA2 DNA:
- a CDS encoding poly(R)-hydroxyalkanoic acid synthase subunit PhaE produces MADKDNDPAAAWQAMFGEMSKGFTALASQAMATPEIAKAVGQVGGATAEAQKQFGEMVEKYLAGLNLPTRAQMDEFGARLSAIEARLDQLKAAVDQGRNESGDTTAPKPTRAK; encoded by the coding sequence GCCTGGCAAGCGATGTTCGGCGAGATGAGCAAGGGCTTCACGGCGCTCGCCAGTCAGGCGATGGCGACCCCGGAAATCGCCAAAGCGGTCGGCCAGGTCGGCGGCGCCACGGCGGAGGCGCAGAAACAGTTCGGCGAGATGGTTGAAAAATACCTGGCCGGTCTCAACCTGCCGACGCGCGCGCAGATGGACGAGTTCGGCGCGCGGCTCTCGGCAATCGAAGCCCGGCTCGATCAGCTCAAGGCAGCGGTCGATCAAGGGCGCAACGAGTCCGGCGACACCACGGCACCAAAGCCGACGCGCGCGAAATAG
- the paaI gene encoding hydroxyphenylacetyl-CoA thioesterase PaaI, whose protein sequence is MWANDHASKALGMEIVEIGPGFATLAMTITTEMVNGHGIAHGGFIFTLADSAFAYACNSRNENTVAAQGQISFIRPSKLGAKLVASAREVTRAGRSGIFDVRVSSAGIVIAEFRGHSRSIGGTLVPLQQPDQR, encoded by the coding sequence ATGTGGGCCAACGATCATGCCAGCAAGGCGCTCGGCATGGAGATCGTCGAGATCGGCCCCGGCTTCGCGACGCTGGCGATGACGATCACCACCGAGATGGTGAACGGCCACGGCATCGCCCATGGCGGCTTCATCTTTACGCTGGCCGACTCCGCCTTCGCCTATGCCTGCAACTCGCGCAACGAGAACACCGTGGCGGCGCAGGGCCAGATCAGTTTCATCCGCCCGAGCAAGCTCGGCGCGAAGCTGGTGGCAAGCGCGCGCGAAGTCACCCGCGCCGGACGATCCGGCATCTTCGATGTCCGCGTTTCCTCGGCCGGAATCGTGATCGCCGAATTCCGTGGCCATTCGCGGTCGATCGGCGGAACGCTGGTGCCGCTGCAACAACCCGATCAACGCTGA
- the paaZ gene encoding phenylacetic acid degradation bifunctional protein PaaZ: MTTTLQSLARDAWVTPDTGLVDIPSAIDGRVVARASSAGLDFAAIVRHAREVGGPGLRALSFHQRADRLKAIGAYLIERKEQLYAIAADTGANRRDNAIDIDGGLVTLAAYASRGRRELPDTKFIIEGEVEQFGKRGSFVGQHILSPLHGVAVHINAFNFPCWGLLEKLAPALLAGVPVIAKPATATAYVAEALVKLIHESGLLPPGALQLICGSTGDLFDHLTGQDVIAFTGSIETSDKLRAHPNVARHSIRFIAERDSLNAAILGTDIAPTDPEFDLFVREVAREMTSKAGQKCTAIRRVLVPRAQEAAVIAALQATLTDVKLGDPRQDDKAMGPLVSRGQRDTVRAAIAALAPEADIVFGDPQRCSGDGIDTTAGAYLSPILLRATDPMRAEKLHAIEAFGPVATVIAYDDVDQVIELVRRGEGSLVASLFTYDNEVAEQIALGIAPWHGRLLILDRDCAAESTGHGTPLPALLHGGPGRAGGGEELGGLRSVHHYMQRTAIQCSPRRLAALTGTWSRGAPSPVSNLHPFKRNFDELTVGESIETASRPITLDDIEHFAHFTGDTFYAHMDEAAAKANPFFPGRVAHGYLILAFAAGLFVDPAPGPLLANYGLDNLRFLKPVSPDDTIRVKLTVKQKSSARRPEYGEVRWDVEVVNQNNEPVARYDLLTMSARPT, from the coding sequence ATGACCACCACGCTGCAAAGCCTCGCGCGCGACGCCTGGGTGACGCCGGACACCGGCCTCGTCGACATTCCGAGCGCGATCGACGGCCGAGTGGTGGCGCGCGCCTCCAGCGCCGGGCTCGACTTTGCCGCGATCGTGCGCCACGCGCGCGAGGTCGGCGGGCCCGGCCTGCGCGCGCTGAGCTTTCACCAGCGCGCCGACCGGCTGAAGGCAATCGGCGCGTATCTGATCGAGCGCAAGGAGCAGCTCTACGCGATCGCCGCCGACACCGGCGCCAATCGCCGCGACAACGCGATCGACATCGACGGCGGCCTGGTGACGCTCGCGGCCTACGCCTCGCGCGGCCGGCGCGAACTGCCGGATACGAAATTCATCATCGAAGGCGAGGTCGAACAATTCGGCAAGCGCGGCAGCTTCGTCGGGCAACACATTCTCTCACCGCTACACGGCGTCGCCGTGCATATCAACGCGTTCAATTTTCCGTGCTGGGGTCTGCTCGAAAAGCTGGCGCCGGCGCTGCTCGCCGGCGTCCCGGTGATCGCCAAGCCGGCGACGGCGACGGCCTATGTGGCCGAGGCGCTGGTCAAGCTGATCCACGAATCCGGCCTGCTGCCGCCGGGCGCGCTTCAGCTGATCTGTGGCAGCACCGGCGATCTCTTCGATCATCTGACCGGCCAGGATGTGATCGCCTTCACCGGCTCGATCGAGACCTCGGACAAGCTCCGCGCGCATCCCAACGTCGCAAGGCATTCGATCCGCTTCATCGCCGAGCGCGACTCGCTGAACGCCGCGATCCTCGGCACGGATATCGCCCCGACCGACCCGGAGTTCGATCTGTTCGTGCGGGAGGTGGCGCGTGAGATGACCAGCAAGGCCGGGCAAAAATGCACCGCGATCCGCCGCGTGCTTGTGCCCCGCGCGCAGGAAGCCGCTGTCATCGCGGCCCTGCAGGCGACGCTGACCGACGTGAAGCTCGGCGATCCGCGCCAAGACGACAAGGCGATGGGCCCGCTGGTCAGCCGCGGCCAACGCGACACGGTGCGCGCCGCGATCGCAGCGCTCGCCCCCGAGGCCGACATCGTGTTCGGAGACCCGCAGCGTTGCAGCGGCGACGGCATCGACACCACGGCGGGGGCTTACCTCTCGCCGATACTCCTGCGCGCAACGGACCCGATGCGCGCAGAGAAGCTCCACGCCATCGAGGCGTTCGGACCCGTCGCGACCGTGATCGCCTATGACGACGTCGACCAGGTGATCGAGCTGGTTCGCCGCGGCGAAGGCAGCCTGGTCGCGTCGCTGTTCACCTACGACAACGAGGTCGCCGAGCAGATCGCGCTCGGCATCGCGCCGTGGCACGGGCGATTGCTGATCCTCGACCGCGATTGCGCCGCGGAATCCACCGGCCATGGCACGCCACTTCCGGCGTTGTTGCATGGAGGCCCTGGCCGCGCCGGCGGCGGCGAAGAACTCGGCGGCCTGCGCAGCGTGCATCACTACATGCAGCGCACCGCAATCCAGTGCTCGCCGCGCCGGCTGGCGGCATTGACCGGCACGTGGAGCCGCGGCGCACCGTCGCCGGTCTCGAATCTGCATCCGTTCAAGCGCAACTTCGACGAACTGACCGTCGGCGAAAGCATCGAGACCGCGAGCCGGCCGATTACCCTCGACGACATCGAGCACTTCGCACATTTCACCGGCGACACGTTCTACGCCCATATGGACGAGGCGGCGGCCAAGGCCAACCCGTTCTTCCCCGGCCGTGTCGCCCACGGCTATCTCATTCTGGCGTTCGCCGCCGGCCTGTTCGTCGACCCGGCACCGGGGCCGCTGTTGGCGAATTACGGCCTCGACAATCTGCGCTTCCTCAAGCCCGTCTCACCCGACGACACCATTCGCGTGAAGCTGACCGTGAAGCAGAAATCCTCCGCGCGGCGGCCGGAATACGGCGAGGTGCGGTGGGACGTCGAGGTGGTGAACCAGAACAACGAGCCGGTCGCGCGCTACGACCTGCTGACGATGAGTGCCCGGCCGACATAG
- the paaB gene encoding 1,2-phenylacetyl-CoA epoxidase subunit PaaB, with protein MSTPNTALWEVFIRSRNGLAHKHVGSLHAADATLALQAARDVYTRRGEGLSIWVVPSSAITASDPAEAGMMFEPAESKIYRHPTFYEVPDEVGHM; from the coding sequence ATGAGCACGCCGAATACGGCGCTGTGGGAAGTCTTCATCCGCAGCCGCAATGGCCTCGCGCACAAGCACGTCGGCTCGCTGCACGCCGCCGACGCCACGCTGGCACTGCAGGCGGCCCGCGACGTCTACACCCGCCGCGGCGAGGGGCTGTCGATCTGGGTGGTGCCGTCGAGCGCGATCACGGCGAGCGATCCCGCCGAGGCGGGCATGATGTTCGAGCCGGCCGAGAGCAAGATCTATCGTCACCCGACGTTCTACGAGGTGCCCGATGAAGTCGGGCATATGTAG
- a CDS encoding phasin: MTNETYSETHQAAFDNVKQAFAPVGDAFKNFQNLEVPEATRDFVKRAAGTAKEKAADFQAGSEKVTSAIEEAVSHSVSEAAKISRNIQQAIYADTQAFFSGIDKLASAKSLNEAVQIQSDLVRSHGEVLVSRAKSTTEYLGKLVADSAKSAQDNLSKSFSKPL; encoded by the coding sequence ATGACCAACGAAACCTATTCCGAGACGCATCAGGCCGCGTTCGACAACGTCAAACAGGCATTTGCGCCGGTTGGCGACGCATTCAAGAACTTCCAGAATCTGGAAGTTCCGGAAGCCACCCGCGACTTCGTCAAGCGTGCGGCCGGCACCGCCAAGGAGAAGGCCGCCGACTTCCAGGCGGGTTCGGAGAAGGTCACCTCCGCGATCGAAGAGGCTGTCAGCCATTCGGTCAGCGAGGCCGCCAAGATCAGCCGCAACATCCAGCAGGCGATCTATGCCGACACCCAGGCGTTCTTCTCCGGAATCGACAAGCTGGCTTCGGCGAAGTCGTTGAACGAAGCGGTGCAGATCCAGTCGGATCTGGTTCGCTCGCACGGCGAAGTGCTGGTGTCGCGCGCCAAGTCGACCACCGAATATCTCGGGAAGCTGGTCGCCGACAGCGCCAAGTCGGCCCAGGACAACCTGAGCAAGAGCTTCAGCAAGCCGCTCTGA
- the paaD gene encoding 1,2-phenylacetyl-CoA epoxidase subunit PaaD has protein sequence MVTRAISDSELRARAWDAAATVVDPEIPVLTIADLGVLRDISVNDGRVEVTITPTYSGCPAMNMITLEIETALARAGIGDASVRTVLAPAWTTDWMSAEGRAKLKDYGIAPPQAATGRRALFGALEIACPQCGSIDTEQLSEFGSTSCKALWRCKVCREPFDYFKCH, from the coding sequence ATGGTGACGCGCGCCATCAGCGATTCCGAGCTGCGCGCCCGCGCCTGGGATGCGGCCGCGACCGTGGTCGATCCGGAGATTCCCGTCCTCACCATCGCCGATCTCGGCGTGCTGCGCGACATCAGCGTCAACGACGGCCGCGTCGAGGTCACGATCACGCCGACCTATTCGGGCTGCCCGGCGATGAACATGATCACGCTGGAGATCGAGACCGCGCTGGCGCGCGCCGGCATCGGCGACGCGAGCGTTCGAACCGTGCTGGCGCCGGCCTGGACCACCGACTGGATGAGCGCCGAGGGCCGCGCCAAGCTGAAGGACTATGGCATCGCGCCGCCGCAGGCCGCGACCGGCCGCCGGGCGTTGTTCGGCGCCCTTGAAATAGCCTGTCCGCAATGCGGTTCGATCGACACCGAGCAACTGTCCGAATTCGGCTCGACCTCCTGCAAGGCGCTGTGGCGCTGCAAGGTGTGCCGCGAGCCGTTCGATTACTTCAAATGTCACTGA
- the paaE gene encoding 1,2-phenylacetyl-CoA epoxidase subunit PaaE, whose amino-acid sequence MNISATIPRFHPLVIRDLRREGRDAISLSFTVPPDLADAYQFAAGQYLTLRTTMDGEEVRRSYSICSGPDDGELRIAVKKIDGGAFSVWATEELKAGDTLDVMTPTGRFGVAPAPDEVRTYVGFAAGSGITPILSLIKAVLAREPASRFFLFYGNRSTDQILFRDTLETLKDRYLQRFAVFHVLSQEEQDVPVMQGRLDRDKVRLLLTAMLPAASVDHVFVCGPIGMSDDVEAACRELGIAEARIHVERFVSGLGGKPRPKAVVAPGAPPKAIASLIIDGKRREVPVAEGEAILDAALRAGVDLPFACKGGMCSTCRAKLVEGQAPMELNYSLEPWELKAGFILTCQAKPTTDRVVVDYDHL is encoded by the coding sequence ATGAACATCTCTGCCACCATTCCGCGCTTCCATCCGCTGGTGATCCGCGATCTGCGCCGCGAAGGCCGCGACGCGATCTCGCTGAGCTTCACCGTCCCGCCGGATCTCGCCGACGCCTACCAGTTCGCCGCGGGTCAGTATCTGACGCTGCGCACCACGATGGACGGCGAGGAGGTGCGGCGCTCCTATTCGATCTGCTCGGGCCCCGACGACGGCGAATTGCGGATCGCAGTGAAGAAGATCGACGGCGGCGCGTTCTCGGTGTGGGCGACCGAGGAGCTGAAAGCCGGCGACACGCTCGACGTGATGACGCCGACCGGCCGGTTCGGCGTCGCGCCTGCGCCGGACGAGGTCCGCACCTATGTCGGCTTCGCCGCGGGCTCCGGCATCACGCCGATCTTGTCGCTGATCAAGGCCGTGTTGGCGCGCGAGCCGGCGAGCCGGTTCTTCCTGTTCTACGGCAACCGCAGCACCGATCAGATCCTGTTTCGCGACACGCTGGAGACGCTCAAGGATCGTTACTTGCAGCGCTTCGCGGTGTTCCACGTTCTCTCTCAGGAAGAGCAGGACGTGCCGGTGATGCAGGGCCGGCTCGATCGCGACAAGGTGCGGCTGCTGCTGACCGCGATGCTGCCCGCCGCGAGCGTCGATCACGTCTTCGTCTGCGGCCCGATCGGGATGAGCGACGACGTCGAGGCCGCCTGCCGCGAACTCGGCATCGCCGAGGCGCGCATTCATGTCGAGCGCTTCGTCTCCGGCCTCGGCGGCAAGCCGCGACCCAAGGCGGTGGTCGCGCCGGGCGCGCCGCCGAAAGCGATCGCGTCGCTGATCATCGACGGCAAGCGCCGCGAAGTGCCGGTGGCGGAGGGCGAGGCGATCCTCGACGCAGCGTTACGTGCCGGCGTTGACCTGCCCTTCGCCTGCAAAGGCGGAATGTGCTCCACTTGCCGCGCCAAGCTGGTCGAGGGCCAGGCCCCGATGGAGCTGAACTACTCGCTGGAGCCGTGGGAGCTGAAAGCCGGCTTCATCCTGACCTGCCAGGCGAAACCGACCACCGATCGGGTGGTGGTGGACTACGATCACTTGTAG
- the paaC gene encoding 1,2-phenylacetyl-CoA epoxidase subunit PaaC, producing MPAASIEITDTPLFTYALRRADDALILGHRLSEWCGHAPMLEEDMALSNIALDLIGQARELYSYAGRVEGRGRGEDQLAYLREERDYQNLLLVEQPNGDFARTIARQLLYSAYADPYWRAMMRSADPTLAAIAAKSEKESAYHLRHTSEWMIRLGDGTDESHRRAQDAIDALWPFTGELFEADDGERSLIEAGVVIDPASLREPWQATIAAVLGEATLTLPSGTWVQRGGRSGRHSEHLGHLLSELQYMQRTYPGQTW from the coding sequence ATGCCCGCCGCCTCGATCGAAATCACCGACACCCCGCTGTTCACCTACGCCCTGCGCCGCGCCGACGACGCGCTGATCCTCGGGCATCGGCTGTCGGAATGGTGCGGCCATGCGCCGATGCTCGAAGAGGACATGGCGCTGTCGAACATCGCGCTGGATCTGATCGGGCAGGCGCGCGAACTGTACAGCTATGCAGGGCGCGTCGAGGGCAGGGGGCGCGGCGAGGATCAGCTCGCTTATCTGCGCGAGGAGCGCGATTACCAGAACCTCTTGCTCGTCGAGCAGCCCAACGGCGACTTCGCCCGCACCATCGCGCGGCAATTGTTGTATTCCGCCTACGCCGATCCGTATTGGCGGGCGATGATGCGCTCGGCCGACCCGACGCTCGCCGCGATCGCGGCGAAGTCGGAAAAGGAAAGCGCCTATCACCTCCGCCACACGTCGGAATGGATGATCCGGCTCGGCGACGGCACCGACGAAAGCCATCGCCGCGCGCAGGACGCGATCGACGCGCTGTGGCCGTTCACGGGTGAGCTGTTCGAGGCCGACGATGGCGAGCGCAGCCTGATCGAGGCGGGCGTCGTGATCGATCCCGCGAGCCTGCGCGAGCCCTGGCAGGCAACGATCGCCGCCGTGCTGGGCGAAGCGACCTTGACGCTGCCGAGCGGCACGTGGGTGCAGCGCGGCGGCCGCAGCGGCCGGCACAGCGAGCATCTCGGCCATCTGCTCTCCGAGCTGCAATACATGCAGCGGACCTATCCGGGCCAGACATGGTGA
- the paaA gene encoding 1,2-phenylacetyl-CoA epoxidase subunit PaaA, translating to MYTQALNTTEAEDRNLEDAGRAALFQARIDAEERIEPNDWMPAAYRKTLTRQISQHAHSEIVGMLPEGNWITRAPTLRRKAALLAKVQDECGHGLYLYAAAETLGSSREELVDQMLSGKAKYSSIFNYPTLTWADIGAIGWLVDGAAIMNQIPLCRCSYGPYARAMIRVCKEESFHQRQGYEIMLTLCRGSAEQKAMAQDALDRWWWPCLMMFGPPDQASQHSDTSTRWKIKRFSNDELRQKFVDATVPQAHYLGLTIPDPALTRNESTGHWDYGTIDWDEFKQVLAGNGPCNRDRLAARRKAHDDGAWVREAAMAFAEKRKKKIAA from the coding sequence ATGTACACACAGGCGCTCAACACCACCGAGGCCGAGGATCGCAACCTCGAGGACGCCGGCCGCGCCGCGCTGTTCCAGGCGCGGATCGATGCCGAAGAGCGGATCGAGCCCAACGACTGGATGCCGGCGGCGTATCGCAAGACGCTGACGCGGCAGATCTCGCAGCACGCCCATTCCGAGATCGTCGGCATGTTGCCGGAAGGCAATTGGATCACCCGCGCGCCGACGCTGCGCCGCAAGGCCGCCTTGCTCGCCAAGGTGCAGGACGAATGCGGCCACGGGCTGTATCTCTACGCCGCCGCAGAGACGCTCGGCTCGTCGCGCGAAGAGCTGGTCGATCAGATGCTGAGCGGCAAGGCGAAGTACTCCTCGATCTTCAACTACCCGACGCTGACCTGGGCGGATATCGGCGCGATCGGCTGGCTGGTCGACGGCGCCGCGATCATGAACCAGATTCCGCTGTGCCGCTGCTCCTACGGCCCCTATGCGCGGGCGATGATCCGCGTCTGCAAGGAGGAGTCGTTCCACCAGCGCCAGGGCTACGAGATCATGCTGACGCTGTGCCGCGGTTCGGCCGAGCAGAAGGCGATGGCGCAGGATGCGCTCGACCGCTGGTGGTGGCCATGCCTGATGATGTTCGGCCCGCCGGATCAGGCCAGCCAGCACAGCGACACCTCGACCAGATGGAAGATCAAGCGCTTCTCCAACGACGAATTGCGCCAGAAATTCGTCGATGCGACCGTGCCGCAGGCGCACTATCTCGGGCTCACGATTCCCGATCCGGCGTTGACCAGGAACGAGTCCACCGGGCACTGGGACTACGGCACGATCGACTGGGACGAATTCAAGCAGGTGCTGGCCGGCAACGGCCCGTGCAACCGCGACCGGCTGGCGGCGCGGCGCAAGGCGCATGACGACGGCGCCTGGGTTCGCGAAGCCGCGATGGCCTTCGCCGAAAAGCGCAAGAAGAAGATCGCGGCCTAG
- a CDS encoding TetR/AcrR family transcriptional regulator, whose protein sequence is MARTRANDYDQKRRGILSRSAKLFAEHGYTGTSITMIAEACGVSKALMYHYYRSKDAVLFDLLADHLQHLVGVVESAARSEGDAGERLFAIAAALLEAYRGADAEHQVQISSLKLLPGEQQEELKALERSLVSLMSDAISAAIPATAAKPHLLKPLTMSLFGMLNWHYLWFREGKGLNRQTYAKMVTTLMVAGAEQAMDAVEDDDAEPGRTTSRRKNERPAVARRAG, encoded by the coding sequence ATGGCTCGCACGCGAGCGAACGACTACGACCAGAAACGCCGCGGCATCCTCAGCCGTTCCGCGAAGCTGTTCGCGGAGCACGGCTATACCGGAACCTCGATCACCATGATCGCGGAGGCCTGCGGCGTCTCAAAGGCGCTGATGTATCACTACTACCGCTCCAAGGACGCGGTGCTGTTCGATCTGCTCGCCGACCATTTGCAGCATCTCGTCGGCGTGGTCGAATCTGCTGCGCGGTCCGAGGGCGACGCTGGCGAGCGGCTGTTCGCCATCGCGGCGGCACTGCTGGAAGCCTATCGCGGCGCCGACGCCGAACATCAGGTGCAGATCTCGAGCCTCAAGTTGTTACCAGGCGAGCAGCAGGAGGAACTGAAGGCGCTGGAGCGCAGTCTCGTCAGCCTGATGTCGGATGCAATCAGCGCTGCGATCCCGGCGACCGCCGCCAAGCCGCATCTCCTGAAGCCGCTGACGATGTCGCTGTTCGGCATGTTGAACTGGCACTATTTGTGGTTCCGCGAAGGCAAGGGGCTGAACCGCCAGACCTATGCGAAAATGGTGACGACGCTGATGGTCGCCGGCGCAGAACAGGCGATGGACGCGGTCGAAGACGACGACGCCGAGCCCGGGCGCACAACGTCGCGCAGGAAGAACGAGCGGCCGGCAGTGGCGCGGCGCGCAGGGTAG